The following are encoded in a window of Psilocybe cubensis strain MGC-MH-2018 chromosome 4, whole genome shotgun sequence genomic DNA:
- a CDS encoding Mitochondrial glycine transporter: MLANKCSQVWSCALSGFATTVCLQPFDLLKTRLQQGDGKARLPQVHSSLILSTTRDIIAKNGLRGLWRGTFPSLVRNVPGVALYMTSLTQLRTFLARTPYFALVKKYPDGATVNKNGSVLPSLTSQGNLMAGATTRVAVGFLLNPFSVLKARFESNIYAYQSFSGALLSITRQGPSELLRGFLASSLRDAPYAGLFMVFYEGIKGEASYLMPASSSSHAALIHSVSAASAGAIATLATHPFDVIKTKVQVRSEDRYHGFFRTIGTIWTQRGIAGYFDGASLRLSRKVLSSAIGWAVYEGVLMFMRTT, encoded by the exons ATGTTGGCCAACAAATGCTCTCAGGTCTGGTCCT GCGCACTGTCCGGGTTTGCGACGACGGTTTGCCTCCAACCCT TCGACCTGCTCAAGACCCGCCTACAACAGGGTGATGGCAAAGCCAGGCTACCACA GGTTCACTCCTCCCTCATTCTGAGCACAACACGCGATATCATTGCGAAAAATGGTCTGCGCGGCCTGTGGCGAGGTACATTCCCCTCTCTCGTTCG AAATGTTCCTGGTGTTGCGCTTTATATGACCAGTCTCACACAACTGCGTACATTCCTTGCACGCACACCTTACTTTGCTCTGGTCAAGAAATACCCTGACGGAGCAACCGTTAACAAGAACGGTTCTGTCCTTCCCAGTCTTACAAGCCAAGGAAACCTTATGGCAGGCGCAACGACGCGTGTCGCAGTTGGTTTCTTGCTCAATCCGTTCTCCGTGCTCAAAGCGCGCTTTGAA AGCAACATTTACGCATACCAAAGCTTCTCCGGCGCGCTCCTGTCCATTACACGGCAAGGTCCCTCCGAACTCCTGCGCGGGTTTCTCGCGTCTTCACTACGCGATGCCCCATATGCCGGCCTTTTTATGGTGTTTTATGAAGGGATCAAAGGCGAAGCTT CATATCTCATGCCGGCCTCGTCTAGCAGCCACGCTGCGCTGATCCACAGCGTGTCCGCCGCGTCCGCAGGCGCAATCGCGACTCTTGCGACCCACCCCTTTGATGTCATCAAG ACAAAAGTCCAAGTACGCTCTGAGGATCGGTACCATGGGTTCTTCCGTACGATTGGTACCATATGGACA CAACGCGGCATAGCGGGATATTTCGACGGCGCTTCGCTTCGGCTATCTCGAAAAGTCTTGAGCTCAGCAATTGGCTGGGCAGTATACGAAGGCGTCTTGATGTTCATGCGGACTACATAA